The Exiguobacterium mexicanum genome includes a window with the following:
- a CDS encoding phosphatidylglycerophosphatase A family protein: protein MKHVPHSRDVREAARARLIERGVSIESIAEIVYQMQAPYSPHLSLKDCTESVEAVLDKRELQHAILVGSELDILAERGQLSEPLLSIVASDEGLFGVDETIAIGAVNTYGSIAVTTFGYLDKAKIGIIKQLDTKMEDGQVHTFMDDLVGAIAANASGRLAHRLRDMTDFGEDEMRERKGLY, encoded by the coding sequence ATGAAACATGTACCACACTCACGAGACGTACGCGAGGCCGCACGGGCTCGCTTGATTGAACGGGGCGTATCGATTGAATCGATCGCCGAGATCGTCTATCAAATGCAGGCGCCGTATTCGCCACACTTGTCATTGAAAGACTGCACGGAATCGGTCGAGGCCGTGTTAGATAAACGAGAGCTCCAACATGCGATTCTCGTCGGATCAGAACTTGATATTCTCGCCGAACGCGGACAGTTGTCTGAGCCACTGTTGTCAATCGTGGCATCGGACGAGGGCTTGTTCGGTGTCGATGAGACGATTGCCATCGGGGCCGTCAACACATATGGTTCCATCGCCGTCACGACGTTCGGATACTTAGACAAAGCGAAAATCGGCATCATCAAACAGCTCGACACGAAAATGGAAGATGGTCAAGTCCATACGTTCATGGACGACCTCGTCGGCGCGATCGCGGCGAACGCATCGGGACGCTTGGCGCACCGCTTGCGCGATATGACCGATTTTGGCGAAGACGAGATGCGGGAACGGAAAGGCTTGTATTAA